A part of Tachysurus vachellii isolate PV-2020 chromosome 4, HZAU_Pvac_v1, whole genome shotgun sequence genomic DNA contains:
- the cdkn2d gene encoding cyclin-dependent kinase 4 inhibitor D, with protein MVLSESDAGKSLTAAAAKGDTAEVRRLLEDRRVHPDTRNEFGKTALQVMMMGNSNVACLLLENGADPNIQDRFGITPIHDAARTGFLDTLCVLVDYGASVNIPDQSGALPIHIAIREGYRDVVEFLAPRSNLGHQDTRGDTALDIAEASCTPDMVELLKRQLESSLAFQS; from the exons ATGGTGCTGAGTGAGAGCGACGCGGGGAAGAGTCTGACTGCGGCGGCGGCCAAAGGAGACACGGCGGAGGTGCGCAGGCTGCTGGAGGACAGGCGAGTTCACCCTGATACCAGGAATGAATTCGGCAAAACAGCCTTACAG GTCATGATGATGGGTAACAGCAACGTTGCTTGCTTGCTGCTGGAGAATGGTGCTGACCCGAACATCCAGGACCGCTTTGGGATCACGCCGATCCACGACGCTGCCCGGACAGGCTTTTTGGACACATTATGTGTTCTGGTTGATTATGGTGCCTCAGTCAACATTCCCGATCAGTCTGGTGCTCTGCCCATTCACATCGCCATCCGAGAGGGCTACAGAGACGTGGTGGAGTTCCTGGCACCGCGTTCAAACCTCGGCCACCAGGACACGCGAGGGGACACGGCGTTAGACATCGCAGAAGCCTCATGCACACCAGACATGGTGGAGCTGCTGAAACGGCAGCTGGAATCCTCACTGGCGTTCCAATCATAG
- the si:zfos-323e3.4 gene encoding volume-regulated anion channel subunit LRRC8E, producing the protein MIPVNEFRNITSEQNPRFRVLKPWWDVFSEYLCIAMLMIGVFGCTMQLTQEKISCLPDRITGDTDESMDCSYLQNPRENESLWEHAITKSIAPNIIEVFGRKNDLDIHQYIFINSFCYERAVHWYGKYFPYLVVIHTMIFMVASSFWFKFPGTSSKIELFVSILGKCFDSPWTTRAISEVSEDREDMVTWKKNYTPKASAVESPDVEDKSAAFIRSTSVVSDREQNVLEPEHAASVLDKKEGEQAKALFEKVRKFQTHVEEADLLYLMYVLQTSLKVLKFAIITIYSVFLVPNIQIVVTCRVPPDLTGFGLFCCNNNKAHLFSKLAYCYIGFVGVYGLLCIYSLYWLFHRPLKAYSFEHVRLETGIDDIPDVKNDFAFLLHLSDQYDPLYSKRFAVFLSEVSENRLSQVNLNHEWPIKKLRTRLSRNASDHLELHLFMLQGIPSTVFDMPEVESLKLEQINNVIIPGTVTQLAALQEISLIHCPARLQLEALTYLRENLKVLRITFGNLEQLPLWMYTLTNLEELHLSGPLTNELHRGATLDTLRELKNLRVLTLRGKLAKIPSSVVDVGGQLLRLRVHNEGGRLHAFSCLKKLANVATLELIGCELERLPSAIFSLTNLQQLDLKENRLTTVEEILSLQHCRRLSTLRLWHNSIHYIPDQINKMRSLETLDLSWNKIHKLSLQLCFCTKLRHLDLSHNQLISLPSEIGILQSLWHLSLAYNSLEVLPEELFSCKRLRTLELGNNRIAFLSHRVGNLAHLVCLELKGNRLETLPVELVDCNLLKLSGLIVEDSLIDMLPLYVKDKMKER; encoded by the exons ATGATTCCAGTTAACGAGTTTCGAAACATTACCTCGGAACAAAATCCCCGGTTCCGAGTTTTAAAGCCATGGTGGGACGTCTTCTCGGAGTACCTGTGCATAGCCATGCTAATGATCGGCGTCTTTGGATGCACCATGCAG CTGACACAGGAAAAGATCTCCTGTCTCCCTGATCGCATTACTGGAGACACAGATGAAAGCATGGACTGCAGCTACCTCCAAAATCCCAGAGAGAACGAGAGCTTATGGGAGCATGCCATCACCAAGAGCATCGCCCCAAACATAATAGAGGTGTTCGGCCGGAAGAACGACTTGGACATTCACCAGTATATCTTTATAAACAGTTTCTGCTATGAAAGGGCAGTGCATTGGTACGGCAAGTACTTCCCCTACCTGGTGGTCATCCACACAATGATCTTTATGGTAGCAAGCAGTTTCTGGTTCAAATTCCCTGGGACATCATCCAAGATTGAGCTGTTTGTTTCAATCCTGGGGAAGTGCTTTGACTCCCCCTGGACTACTCGAGCAATTAGTGAGGTATCTGAGGACAGAGAAGACATGGTCACATGGAAGAAAAATTACACACCAAAAGCATCTGCGGTAGAAAGTCCTGATGTGGAGGATAAATCTGCTGCCTTTATTCGTTCTACGTCTGTTGTGTCTGACAGGGAGCAGAATGTGCTGGAGCCTGAGCATGCTGCCTCTGTCTTGGACAAAAAGGAAGGTGAGCAAGCCAAGGCTCTGTTTGAGAAAGTGAGAAAATTTCAGACTCATGTAGAAGAGGCAGATCTTCTCTACCTCATGTATGTTCTCCAGACATCACTTAAGGTGCTAAAATTTGCTATTATCACTATTTATAGTGTTTTCCTTGTACCAAATATTCAGATTGTGGTGACTTGCAGAGTCCCCCCTGACCTGACTGGTTTTGGTTTGTTCTGCTGTAATAACAACAAAGCACATCTGTTCTCAAAACTAGCCTACTGTTACATTGGATTTGTTGGTGTGTATGGGCTACTATGCATCTATTCGCTCTACTGGCTCTTCCATCGGCCACTAAAAGCATACTCCTTTGAGCATGTACGTCTGGAAACAGGGATCGATGACATACCTGATGTAAAAAATGACTTTGCATTCCTCTTGCACCTGAGCGATCAGTACGACCCTCTCTACTCTAAGCGCtttgctgtgtttctctctgaagTGAGTGAGAACAGGTTGAGTCAGGTGAACCTCAATCACGAGTGGCCAATCAAGAAACTCCGGACACGTCTCTCAAGGAATGCCAGCGACCACTTAGAACTGCACTTGTTCATGTTGCAAGGCATACCCAGCACTGTGTTTGATATGCCTGAAGTAGAATCTCTGAAGCTGGAACAGATCAATAATGTAATCATCCCTGGCACAGTGACGCAACTTGCAGCTTTACAGGAGATTTCCCTCATACACTGTCCTGCCAGACTTCAACTAGAAGCCCTCACCTACCTACGAGAGAACCTGAAAGTCCTCCGCATCACCTTTGGCAACCTAGAGCAGCTCCCCTTGTGGATGTACACTTTAACAAATTTGGAAGAGCTCCACCTGAGTGGGCCACTCACCAATGAGCTCCATCGTGGTGCCACCTTAGATACCTTGCGGGAGCTCAAGAACCTTCGTGTTTTAACCTTGCGTGGTAAACTTGCCAAGATTCCTTCCAGTGTGGTGGATGTTGGTGGCCAGCTGCTAAGATTACGCGTGCACAATGAGGGTGGCAGGCTGCATGCCTTCAGCTGTCTGAAGAAGCTAGCAAACGTGGCCACTCTGGAATTGATTGGCTGCGAACTAGAGCGCCTCCCCAGTGCAATCTTCAGCCTCACCAATCTACAACAGCTGGATTTGAAGGAAAACAGGCTTACCACTGTGGAGGAAATCCTTAGTCTGCAGCACTGCCGCCGACTGAGCACACTCAGGCTATGGCACAACTCCATCCACTACATCCCTgatcaaatcaacaaaatgcgCTCACTTGAGACACTTGACCTGAGCTGGAACAAGATCCATAAGCTGTCACTTCAACTTTGCTTTTGCACCAAGCTTCGGCACCTGGATCTCTCCCACAATCAACTCATCTCGCTGCCTTCTGAGATCGGTATCCTGCAGAGTCTGTGGCATCTTTCTTTAGCTTACAACTCACTGGAAGTGCTCCCAGAGGAGCTGTTCTCCTGTAAGAGGCTGAGGACTCTTGAACTGGGGAATAACAGAATTGCCTTTTTGTCTCATAGGGTTGGGAACTTGGCTCACTTGGTGTGTCTAGAACTAAAGGGTAACAGGTTGGAGACTTTGCCTGTCGAGTTGGTTGACTGCAACCTATTGAAGTTGAGTGGGCTCATTGTAGAGGACAGTCTGATTGATATGTTACCTTTGTACGTGAAAGACAAAATGAAGGAGAGGtga